A stretch of Spirosoma oryzicola DNA encodes these proteins:
- a CDS encoding tetratricopeptide repeat protein produces the protein MSSLFFWSAWGRTHRFTYLLSLFIVISSLILFVVAWAKGLGNVVNWDVLSELNELPVTFQTISDGLLEYAVNSKAYAVSEQFVASAMRIRPNVATALLVGISVAFVLLISAISRFDRMRYLVSMAVLILGLAFFRWEMLEIPGLGGNYLFLILTFLFGSVSYYFHAFRPDYSIGVRFGVFALLTILAGVALGSLSPVAFPAMIIVSYGMPVLLVFSIGFIFFIAAEIIAGLVWVTSVDRAEEGSAQAGQRRTLGFNNFLFASLLYLVNLVLIWLKNTKSIDWDVLAISPFALYLISVTLGVWGFRRLIEQQEAVSFRDSGAYLYTGLALLATLTMAYAFATANDPLVEMFEDAIVYTHLAMGLCFVTYVVINFLPIYQQNLPVYRVLYKPRRLELSLFRIVGFVVVVVLVAYGGLISFRQGVAGYYNGLGDYYVTRNEPTSANAFYNLALEQEFQNHKSNYSLASLALSQNNQTAAAFYFQQALLKQPNPQDYAGLSQTYLQTDLFFEAVKTLQRGLRAFPNSGELQNNLGYLYARTSVADSAYYYLKAATGNVSRDEVPESNLLAFYARNANVLTADSSLATNTTKSTYESYQANALVLRMVAQSQLKRADTTQPVKPAWLRDVAVDQGLSVGRFASLYNYALTNQQPDTSIARTIKELSVAPVNQDFTDDLLLARAVIDYNRHDQLEAFGLLDQLAEGDQQNGASYRSMAGLWLLDQGLYRRAAETFEYNSDTTSIYYRAVALTKANELALAQSFWETASKNDPAVASLKQVLYRERKPTSDFEKAFYATYRLDDPNRGAYWETIQEPSLKTVAGVALANDYLDQLQWRNAQLILSGLPDSKQLSPVAVSVRTIAALRLSAFRRSVGSAETMAGKPILPRYQAEEQYWLGQTYERTRQVDKAQQAYRKALQLAPLNPQIVSAAAQLERSQKQSKTAYDFVVKALPYNEDSPELLKTYVNLSLDLSLFDYAEDGLAKLQLATTPADYQAFLTTYQEKIASIENSRQKFLQ, from the coding sequence ATGTCATCCTTATTTTTCTGGTCTGCGTGGGGCCGAACCCATCGGTTTACGTATTTACTGAGTCTTTTTATTGTCATTTCTAGTCTGATTCTCTTCGTTGTTGCCTGGGCAAAAGGCTTGGGTAATGTCGTTAATTGGGATGTTCTAAGTGAGCTGAACGAGCTACCCGTTACGTTTCAAACCATTTCGGACGGTCTGCTCGAATACGCAGTGAATAGCAAAGCATACGCCGTATCGGAGCAGTTTGTCGCGTCGGCTATGCGAATTCGTCCCAACGTGGCTACTGCGTTGCTGGTTGGCATAAGCGTGGCGTTCGTGCTGCTAATCAGCGCGATCTCGCGGTTTGATCGGATGCGCTATTTGGTCAGTATGGCCGTCCTGATTCTTGGGCTGGCTTTCTTCCGCTGGGAAATGCTCGAAATACCGGGGCTGGGTGGCAACTACCTGTTTCTGATTTTAACTTTCCTCTTTGGGTCGGTGAGTTATTACTTCCACGCCTTTCGACCCGATTATTCGATTGGTGTGCGATTTGGCGTTTTTGCGCTGCTGACAATACTCGCAGGAGTTGCGCTTGGCTCGTTATCGCCCGTTGCGTTTCCAGCCATGATCATTGTTAGTTACGGAATGCCCGTACTGCTGGTATTCAGCATTGGCTTTATTTTCTTTATTGCCGCCGAAATTATTGCCGGACTGGTTTGGGTTACGTCGGTAGACAGGGCCGAGGAGGGGAGTGCTCAGGCGGGTCAACGGCGGACATTGGGTTTCAATAACTTCTTGTTCGCCAGCCTATTGTATCTGGTTAACCTAGTGCTCATCTGGCTCAAAAATACCAAGTCCATTGATTGGGACGTGTTAGCGATCAGCCCGTTTGCACTTTATCTGATTTCGGTCACGCTGGGTGTTTGGGGCTTTCGTCGGTTGATCGAGCAGCAGGAAGCGGTATCGTTCCGGGACTCTGGTGCGTACCTATACACAGGTCTGGCTTTGCTCGCCACGCTCACGATGGCCTATGCCTTCGCCACCGCCAACGATCCGCTGGTTGAGATGTTTGAAGATGCGATTGTGTATACCCACCTGGCAATGGGGTTGTGCTTTGTCACCTATGTTGTTATCAACTTCTTGCCTATCTACCAGCAGAACCTACCCGTTTATCGGGTTCTCTACAAACCCAGACGGCTCGAACTGAGTCTGTTTCGGATTGTTGGTTTCGTCGTTGTAGTTGTATTGGTAGCCTACGGTGGATTGATTTCTTTCCGGCAGGGTGTAGCTGGCTATTACAACGGACTCGGTGACTACTACGTAACCCGTAATGAACCGACCTCGGCGAACGCATTTTACAATCTGGCGCTTGAACAGGAGTTTCAAAACCATAAGTCCAATTACTCGCTGGCGTCGCTGGCTTTGTCGCAGAACAACCAGACCGCAGCGGCCTTTTACTTTCAGCAGGCTTTGCTGAAACAGCCTAATCCGCAGGACTACGCTGGGTTGAGTCAGACGTATCTGCAAACCGATCTGTTTTTCGAAGCGGTTAAAACGCTGCAACGTGGCCTTCGCGCTTTCCCGAATAGTGGCGAATTGCAAAACAATCTGGGCTATCTGTACGCCCGGACAAGCGTGGCCGACTCAGCCTATTACTACCTGAAGGCAGCAACGGGAAACGTTTCCCGCGATGAAGTGCCCGAGTCAAACTTACTGGCTTTCTACGCCCGTAATGCAAACGTGCTGACTGCTGATTCCAGTTTAGCTACCAACACGACCAAATCGACCTACGAGTCATATCAGGCCAACGCATTGGTACTTCGAATGGTGGCTCAGTCCCAACTAAAGCGGGCCGATACGACCCAACCCGTTAAACCTGCCTGGCTACGTGATGTTGCTGTTGATCAGGGACTGAGTGTGGGACGTTTTGCAAGTCTGTACAATTACGCGCTGACGAATCAACAGCCGGATACGAGTATTGCCCGAACAATTAAAGAATTATCGGTGGCTCCCGTCAATCAGGACTTTACGGATGATTTGTTGTTGGCGCGAGCCGTCATTGATTACAACCGGCATGATCAGTTAGAGGCCTTTGGGTTGCTCGATCAGTTGGCAGAAGGTGACCAGCAAAACGGAGCAAGCTACCGTTCGATGGCGGGTTTGTGGCTTCTTGATCAGGGGTTGTATCGACGTGCCGCTGAAACCTTTGAGTATAACTCGGATACAACGTCGATCTATTACCGGGCTGTAGCGCTGACCAAAGCGAATGAACTGGCATTGGCACAGTCGTTCTGGGAAACGGCCTCTAAGAACGATCCGGCGGTTGCTTCGCTGAAACAGGTCTTGTACCGGGAACGGAAACCGACGTCCGATTTTGAAAAAGCCTTCTACGCGACTTATCGCTTGGATGATCCGAACCGGGGTGCCTATTGGGAAACTATTCAGGAGCCGAGTCTGAAAACGGTGGCGGGTGTAGCGCTGGCAAATGATTACCTTGACCAGCTACAGTGGCGCAATGCGCAATTGATCCTATCTGGCTTACCCGATTCTAAGCAGCTAAGCCCGGTAGCGGTATCGGTGCGTACGATTGCGGCTCTGCGTTTGTCTGCTTTTCGGCGGAGCGTAGGGTCGGCGGAGACGATGGCGGGCAAACCGATTCTGCCGCGTTATCAGGCGGAGGAACAATACTGGCTTGGGCAAACCTACGAGCGGACGCGTCAGGTGGATAAAGCGCAGCAGGCTTACCGGAAAGCGCTGCAATTAGCCCCGTTAAATCCGCAAATCGTTTCAGCAGCCGCTCAGCTCGAAAGAAGCCAAAAGCAGTCTAAAACGGCATATGATTTTGTGGTAAAAGCGTTACCTTACAACGAAGACAGTCCCGAATTGCTTAAGACGTACGTCAATCTCAGCCTCGATCTGAGTCTGTTCGATTATGCCGAAGATGGTCTGGCGAAATTGCAACTCGCGACAACGCCTGCCGATTATCAGGCGTTTCTGACAACCTATCAGGAAAAAATAGCGTCAATCGAAAACAGTCGTCAAAAATTCCTGCAATAA
- a CDS encoding aldo/keto reductase, producing MEYRKLGDSDLSVSAITFGAWAAGGWMWGGTEQKGAIEAIRVSYDLGVTSIDTAAIYGQGASEEIVGEAIKGLPRDKIQILTKYGMRWDLKKGDFAFKSQDNAGTPIDVYKYSGKESIIKECEDSLKRLGTDYIDLYQMHWPESTTPIEESMEAVLRLIEQGKVRQAGVSNYTAEQMQQAESVLKLASNQVPFSMLNQGINESLVPYCLEHKKGILAYSPMERGLLTGKIKPGHQFAEGDHRANYRFFKDENITQADSLLQKLKPLADEKNASLGQLVIRWTIEQPGITAALVGARNAEQATQNAKAIAIQLSTDELDFINQQLGQLALV from the coding sequence ATGGAATACAGAAAACTGGGCGACTCGGACTTATCCGTTTCTGCCATCACGTTTGGAGCATGGGCCGCTGGTGGCTGGATGTGGGGCGGAACTGAACAAAAAGGGGCTATTGAGGCCATTCGCGTGTCGTACGATTTGGGTGTAACATCCATTGATACGGCAGCTATTTATGGGCAGGGTGCCAGTGAAGAAATTGTTGGCGAAGCAATCAAAGGGTTACCACGTGACAAAATTCAGATCCTGACCAAGTATGGTATGCGCTGGGACTTAAAAAAAGGTGATTTTGCCTTTAAGAGTCAGGACAACGCGGGTACTCCAATCGACGTATACAAATATTCGGGCAAGGAAAGCATTATCAAAGAATGTGAAGATAGCCTCAAACGGCTAGGTACCGACTACATCGACTTATACCAGATGCACTGGCCCGAATCGACCACGCCCATCGAGGAAAGCATGGAGGCCGTTTTGCGATTGATCGAACAGGGAAAAGTGCGTCAGGCCGGTGTAAGCAACTACACGGCGGAACAGATGCAGCAGGCGGAAAGCGTTCTGAAGCTAGCGTCGAACCAGGTTCCGTTTAGTATGCTCAACCAGGGAATCAACGAGTCGCTGGTTCCTTATTGTCTTGAGCACAAAAAAGGCATTTTAGCGTACAGCCCCATGGAGCGGGGACTCTTGACGGGTAAAATCAAACCCGGTCATCAGTTTGCCGAAGGAGATCACCGGGCGAACTACCGCTTTTTCAAAGACGAAAACATCACCCAGGCCGATTCTCTCCTACAGAAACTAAAACCGCTAGCCGACGAAAAGAACGCTAGTCTAGGTCAGTTGGTGATTCGGTGGACCATCGAACAGCCCGGTATCACGGCGGCTCTGGTAGGCGCACGGAATGCCGAACAAGCTACCCAAAACGCAAAGGCCATCGCTATTCAGCTATCAACCGATGAACTGGATTTCATCAACCAGCAGTTAGGGCAACTGGCGTTGGTATAA
- the malQ gene encoding 4-alpha-glucanotransferase, with protein MLQQRSSGLLLHITSLPSAHGVGDLGPEAYRFADFLHAAGQTYWQILPLTPVDPGAGFSPYSSPSAFAGNSLLISLEKLADENWLSEQDLAGFNDQPVQEVTVTEAPSTLDEAVTAVLTESVVLAPSTLHAAWLKKRPLLQQAAATFLRTATPGQRADYDRFCGWQAHWLDDYALFSALQEETGEPVWSHWPEEIVRRDPQALAQQTELLHDRIEEIKVLQYFFLRQWNELVAYCYQRNIHLIGDIPIYVQFNSADVWANPTLFKLDEDLKPLFVAGAPPDYFSEYGQRWGNPIYDWEEHQRTGFAWWRHRLRHQMSLYSLTRLDHFLGFAVYWEIPADEPTAKVGEWVRAPIEEFMHAMYRQFVHLPVIAEDLGARTADTQPHMRHYGIPGMRVLQFGFGIDMSTSSHMVHNYTENVVAYSGTHDNNTTLGWFHEASEEMRKHLDDYFGFPITDDNVVDQICRRTMQSVARLAIMPVQDILNLDETNRMNTPGLGGQSWQWRLKPDQLTEEVAEKLLKLTIMTGRVEGAQS; from the coding sequence ATGCTTCAACAACGCTCAAGCGGTCTCTTACTTCATATCACATCATTACCTTCGGCGCATGGTGTTGGTGACTTAGGCCCAGAAGCCTACCGGTTCGCCGATTTCCTGCACGCAGCGGGTCAAACATACTGGCAGATACTACCGCTTACGCCCGTTGATCCGGGTGCGGGCTTTTCGCCCTATAGCAGTCCATCGGCTTTTGCGGGGAATAGTTTATTGATTAGTCTGGAAAAGCTGGCCGATGAGAACTGGTTAAGTGAGCAAGACTTAGCCGGGTTTAACGATCAGCCAGTACAGGAGGTTACCGTGACCGAAGCGCCCTCAACATTAGATGAAGCCGTGACTGCGGTATTGACTGAATCGGTTGTGCTTGCTCCCTCAACGTTGCATGCGGCCTGGTTAAAGAAAAGGCCCTTACTGCAACAGGCTGCTGCGACGTTTCTGCGCACGGCAACGCCCGGCCAACGCGCCGATTATGATCGGTTTTGTGGTTGGCAGGCGCATTGGCTCGACGATTACGCGTTGTTTTCGGCACTTCAGGAGGAAACGGGTGAACCAGTCTGGTCGCACTGGCCGGAAGAAATCGTTCGCCGTGACCCGCAGGCTCTCGCCCAGCAGACGGAACTGCTTCACGACCGAATCGAAGAAATTAAAGTTTTGCAGTATTTCTTTCTGCGGCAATGGAATGAGCTTGTCGCCTACTGCTATCAGCGCAATATTCACCTGATTGGCGACATACCGATCTACGTGCAGTTCAACAGTGCGGATGTGTGGGCCAATCCGACGTTGTTCAAATTAGACGAGGATTTGAAGCCTTTGTTTGTGGCAGGTGCTCCACCCGATTATTTCAGTGAATACGGACAGCGCTGGGGCAATCCGATTTACGACTGGGAAGAGCATCAGCGTACGGGTTTTGCCTGGTGGCGACACCGACTACGGCATCAGATGTCCTTGTACAGTCTGACGCGGTTGGATCACTTCTTAGGCTTCGCTGTTTACTGGGAAATTCCCGCTGACGAACCAACGGCAAAAGTAGGTGAGTGGGTCAGAGCCCCCATTGAGGAATTTATGCACGCAATGTACCGTCAGTTCGTGCATTTGCCTGTAATCGCTGAAGACCTTGGTGCCCGTACGGCAGACACGCAACCGCACATGCGGCATTACGGTATTCCGGGCATGCGCGTGCTTCAGTTTGGTTTCGGTATCGATATGTCGACCTCGTCGCACATGGTCCATAATTACACCGAAAATGTGGTTGCCTATTCGGGGACACATGATAACAACACTACGCTCGGCTGGTTTCACGAAGCGTCGGAAGAGATGCGTAAGCATCTGGACGATTATTTCGGTTTTCCGATCACCGACGATAATGTGGTCGATCAAATTTGTCGAAGGACGATGCAATCGGTAGCTCGGCTTGCTATCATGCCCGTGCAGGACATATTGAATCTGGATGAAACAAATCGAATGAACACGCCAGGTTTGGGCGGTCAAAGCTGGCAGTGGCGCTTGAAGCCGGACCAGTTGACGGAAGAAGTTGCCGAGAAGTTATTGAAATTGACAATAATGACGGGCCGAGTAGAAGGCGCGCAATCGTAA
- the atpD gene encoding F0F1 ATP synthase subunit beta, which produces MSTATAVNTGKITQIIGPVVDVSFEGEGSRIPAILDALRVTKANGQQVILEVQQHLGEDRVRAIAMDSTDGLYRGLDVDDLGHQITMPTGDGIRGRLFNVVGDAIDGIPQPKSTGTGLPIHRAAPKFEDLATSTEVLFTGIKVIDLLEPYAKGGKIGLFGGAGVGKTVLIQELINNIAKAYAGLSVFAGVGERTREGNDLLREMIEAGIIKYGEAFKHSMEEGGWDLSKVDMDEMVKSQATFVFGQMNEPPGARARVALSGLTIAEHFRDGDGEGAGRDILFFVDNIFRFTQAGSEVSALLGRMPSAVGYQPTLATEMGVMQERITSTKRGSITSVQAVYVPADDLTDPAPATTFAHLDATTVLSRKISELGIYPAVDPLDSTSRILTAEILGDEHYNTAQRVKEILQRYKELQDIIAILGLEELSEEDKLVVARARRVQRFLSQPFFVAEQFTGLKGVLVPIEDTIKGFNEIIDGKHDRLPEAAFNLVGTIEDAMAKGERMLKEAGQ; this is translated from the coding sequence ATGAGTACGGCAACGGCAGTAAATACGGGTAAGATTACGCAAATAATCGGGCCAGTTGTGGACGTGAGTTTCGAGGGCGAAGGCTCGCGGATTCCGGCTATTCTGGACGCCCTTAGAGTAACGAAAGCCAATGGGCAACAGGTGATTCTGGAGGTTCAACAGCACCTCGGTGAAGACCGTGTTCGCGCTATCGCCATGGACTCGACTGACGGTCTGTATCGCGGCCTAGATGTCGATGACCTAGGTCACCAAATTACTATGCCAACCGGTGATGGCATCCGGGGACGGCTGTTCAACGTCGTTGGTGATGCTATCGATGGTATTCCGCAGCCTAAAAGCACGGGTACTGGCTTACCAATCCACCGGGCGGCTCCCAAATTCGAAGATCTTGCTACGTCGACCGAAGTTTTATTTACGGGTATCAAAGTAATTGACCTGCTGGAGCCTTACGCAAAAGGTGGTAAAATCGGTCTTTTCGGTGGTGCTGGTGTTGGTAAAACGGTATTGATTCAGGAGTTGATCAACAACATCGCCAAAGCATATGCCGGTCTGTCGGTGTTTGCCGGTGTGGGCGAACGTACTCGTGAAGGAAATGACCTGCTGCGCGAGATGATCGAAGCGGGTATTATCAAATACGGCGAAGCGTTCAAACATTCGATGGAAGAAGGCGGCTGGGATTTGAGCAAAGTGGATATGGACGAAATGGTTAAGAGCCAGGCTACGTTCGTATTCGGACAGATGAACGAACCACCAGGAGCCCGTGCTCGGGTTGCTTTGTCGGGTCTGACCATTGCTGAACACTTCCGCGATGGCGACGGTGAAGGTGCTGGCCGTGATATCTTGTTCTTCGTCGATAACATTTTCCGGTTCACCCAGGCTGGTTCAGAAGTATCGGCTCTATTGGGCCGGATGCCATCAGCCGTAGGTTACCAGCCTACACTGGCTACGGAGATGGGTGTCATGCAAGAGCGGATTACCTCAACCAAGCGCGGTTCGATCACATCGGTACAGGCCGTTTACGTACCTGCCGATGACTTGACCGACCCTGCTCCGGCTACGACATTTGCTCACCTTGATGCAACTACGGTATTGAGCCGGAAAATTTCTGAGCTTGGTATTTATCCAGCGGTGGACCCTCTCGATTCGACATCACGGATTTTGACGGCTGAAATTCTGGGTGACGAACACTACAATACGGCTCAGCGCGTAAAGGAAATTCTGCAACGCTACAAAGAATTGCAGGATATCATCGCCATCCTGGGTCTGGAAGAATTGTCAGAAGAAGATAAACTGGTTGTTGCCCGTGCTCGTCGCGTACAACGCTTCCTGTCGCAGCCATTCTTCGTTGCTGAACAGTTCACCGGTTTGAAAGGCGTTCTGGTTCCCATCGAAGATACGATCAAAGGGTTCAACGAGATCATCGACGGCAAGCATGACCGTCTTCCAGAGGCAGCGTTCAACCTCGTCGGCACGATTGAAGATGCCATGGCGAAAGGCGAACGGATGCTGAAAGAAGCTGGTCAGTAA
- the atpC gene encoding ATP synthase F1 subunit epsilon, whose product MTLDIITPDRKVFSGEATAVTFPGSEGQFQVLNNHAPLVSTLDRGPIVVQTASGQQTFSVDGGVVEVLQNKVLVLAEAIIA is encoded by the coding sequence ATGACTCTCGATATTATTACCCCCGACCGTAAGGTCTTCTCTGGTGAGGCTACCGCCGTTACATTTCCGGGTAGCGAAGGTCAGTTTCAGGTTCTGAACAACCACGCTCCGCTGGTAAGTACGCTGGACCGAGGCCCAATCGTTGTACAGACAGCCTCTGGTCAGCAGACATTTTCTGTGGACGGCGGTGTAGTTGAAGTATTACAAAACAAAGTGCTGGTTCTGGCCGAAGCGATCATTGCTTAG
- a CDS encoding sensor histidine kinase, translated as MNRKVLLVATHTFGCLTFLALPYIFAEDGFSKLSELAYNPHEQRNLFSYLLTIAFFYLNYYVLIPQYFFARNYILYVFCLLSCFIIIEQTLVRINRRTSTPLAIAPPPPPGSTGSGPGFGPPDRPPLPPPGSFPKPQSQQPGLPPEISQTFLLFSIGLLLSLAIRVNNRWRETEREKLNTELSYLKAQINPHFLFNTLNSIYSLAIEQSDRTAEAITRLSALMRYVIQDTAVKQVPLSKEFDYISHYVALQQLRLDDTVRVDFSINGKANGQQISPLILISFIENAFKYGVNPSEDSSIRIKLSIQGNELHCHVFNKKVRVAQEAVTTSGIGLTNTKARLALVYPNQHRLLITDQPSDFTVDLYLTLP; from the coding sequence ATGAACAGGAAAGTATTACTGGTTGCTACGCATACCTTCGGCTGTCTGACGTTTCTTGCTCTGCCGTACATCTTCGCGGAAGACGGCTTTTCGAAACTGTCCGAACTCGCTTATAATCCCCATGAGCAGCGTAATCTGTTTTCCTACCTGCTTACAATTGCGTTCTTCTACCTAAACTATTACGTGCTGATCCCACAGTATTTTTTTGCGCGTAATTACATCCTCTACGTTTTTTGCCTGCTTAGCTGTTTTATCATTATTGAGCAAACACTGGTCCGAATCAATCGCCGGACATCGACTCCGCTAGCGATAGCTCCGCCACCTCCGCCTGGGTCAACTGGATCAGGTCCTGGTTTCGGCCCGCCTGACCGCCCTCCTCTGCCCCCACCTGGCAGTTTCCCAAAGCCGCAATCGCAACAGCCTGGACTTCCGCCAGAAATAAGCCAGACGTTTCTTCTCTTTTCAATTGGCCTCTTGTTGTCACTTGCTATCCGCGTCAACAACCGATGGCGGGAAACAGAACGGGAAAAGCTAAACACCGAACTGTCGTACCTGAAAGCGCAAATCAATCCACACTTTTTGTTCAATACGCTGAATAGCATCTACTCGCTGGCGATTGAGCAGTCGGATCGAACCGCCGAAGCGATCACGCGGCTTTCGGCGCTGATGCGTTATGTAATCCAGGATACGGCAGTCAAGCAAGTACCTCTGTCGAAAGAATTTGACTACATCAGCCATTACGTAGCCCTGCAACAGTTACGGTTGGATGATACGGTGCGCGTTGACTTCTCGATTAACGGTAAGGCCAACGGGCAACAGATTTCGCCATTGATTCTAATATCCTTTATTGAGAATGCCTTCAAGTACGGTGTCAACCCGAGTGAAGACTCATCTATTCGAATTAAGCTGTCGATTCAAGGCAACGAATTGCATTGCCACGTCTTCAATAAAAAAGTGCGTGTTGCCCAGGAAGCCGTTACGACCAGCGGAATTGGCCTGACAAACACAAAAGCGCGACTTGCGTTAGTATACCCAAACCAGCACCGACTATTAATTACCGATCAGCCCAGTGATTTCACGGTCGATCTATACCTGACCCTGCCATGA
- a CDS encoding LytR/AlgR family response regulator transcription factor: MIRAIAVDDEPPALRVLTNFCGRVDFIDLQKTFVRPDEALAYLANNPVDLLFLDINMPALSGLDFHKLLPKPTLVIFTTAYAEYAVEGFTLNAVDYLLKPFTFERFEQSAQKARDAYQFRQLHEQDKPVYLYVRADYRLYQIPLSDILFIEGLDDYLKIYRKQDKPIVCRMTMKAMMEQLAGLNTSSERFIRVHRSYIVPLNRIEAVQNKTILLAEREIPIGASYEADFFRQFGV; encoded by the coding sequence ATGATTCGTGCTATTGCCGTTGACGATGAACCCCCTGCCCTTCGGGTGCTTACCAATTTTTGCGGTCGAGTCGATTTCATTGATTTGCAGAAAACGTTCGTCCGTCCCGACGAAGCGTTGGCTTACTTGGCGAACAATCCGGTTGACCTACTTTTCCTCGATATCAACATGCCTGCGCTGTCAGGGCTCGACTTTCATAAACTTTTACCTAAACCGACCCTTGTTATTTTCACGACGGCTTATGCTGAGTACGCTGTCGAAGGCTTTACGCTCAACGCAGTTGATTATCTGCTCAAACCGTTTACGTTCGAACGATTCGAGCAATCTGCTCAGAAAGCCCGCGATGCCTATCAATTCAGGCAGCTACATGAGCAGGATAAGCCCGTTTATCTGTACGTACGAGCCGATTATCGGTTGTATCAGATTCCCTTATCTGACATTTTATTTATCGAAGGCTTGGATGATTATCTCAAAATCTATCGAAAACAGGATAAACCCATTGTTTGCCGGATGACGATGAAAGCAATGATGGAGCAACTGGCCGGTCTCAACACCTCTTCTGAACGGTTTATTCGCGTGCACCGGTCGTACATTGTACCGCTCAACCGCATTGAAGCCGTTCAAAACAAAACCATCTTACTGGCTGAACGCGAGATTCCCATTGGAGCCAGCTACGAAGCTGACTTTTTTCGTCAGTTTGGAGTCTAA
- a CDS encoding intradiol ring-cleavage dioxygenase, whose product MERKEFLKRGFSSLLGIAAVVPMIESCSSTEIDPTSTTTTGSGTSSSTGSTNGSSSSDCSVTPSETEGPFPTKKPANFVRKDIRDDRTGVAFTMNITIKNANSSCAALAGALVDVWHCDKDGNYSEYGGTGMQSTNYTNVDFLRGRQTTDSNGLVSFTSIFPGWYSGRAPHIHVHIYNSSGKSLLVTQIAFPYDIANTVYTTGQSYGYTKGAQDTKNEKDNVFGDGYTTELATVSGSLSGGYTLTHTIVVSA is encoded by the coding sequence ATGGAACGTAAGGAATTTTTGAAGCGAGGATTTAGTAGCTTACTTGGCATCGCTGCGGTTGTACCGATGATCGAGAGTTGCTCATCAACCGAAATCGACCCAACAAGTACGACCACGACTGGATCAGGAACAAGCTCGTCTACTGGCTCTACCAACGGTAGTTCATCCAGCGATTGCTCGGTAACGCCCAGCGAAACGGAGGGTCCTTTCCCAACGAAAAAGCCAGCCAACTTTGTCCGGAAAGACATCCGCGACGACCGCACGGGTGTTGCCTTCACAATGAACATCACCATTAAGAACGCGAACAGCAGTTGTGCGGCCCTCGCCGGAGCACTGGTCGATGTCTGGCACTGCGACAAGGATGGCAACTACTCGGAATATGGCGGAACAGGCATGCAAAGCACCAACTACACCAACGTAGACTTTTTGCGGGGGCGTCAAACGACCGACTCGAATGGTCTGGTTTCCTTCACATCGATCTTTCCGGGCTGGTATTCAGGGCGCGCTCCGCACATTCACGTCCATATCTACAATTCGTCTGGCAAGTCGTTGCTGGTAACTCAGATTGCTTTTCCGTACGACATCGCAAACACAGTTTATACAACCGGGCAGTCCTACGGTTACACGAAAGGCGCACAGGATACCAAAAACGAAAAAGATAACGTGTTTGGCGATGGCTACACTACGGAGCTAGCGACCGTATCAGGTAGTTTGTCCGGCGGTTACACATTGACGCACACTATTGTTGTTAGCGCATAG
- a CDS encoding pirin, with protein sequence MDTQTQAQIYLSDQRGCSQLDSFRSFHSFNFGSYFDESRKPFGPLQLVNDDTLKAGHSIKMTVETDTEVFILPIAGGLEYRSALGDGFLEAGQVQLFSLAAGMTYEVVNPYETEFINFLHIWLSSDYTSFAPALKQTSFDLTNKNELLPINPLASTSASGLAAFIGRYDGRHEVSYSVTKSGEPAKVNGVFVFVISGVFEVQNRLLHERDGLALTDIKNEEVEFEALSNDAILLLLEVSV encoded by the coding sequence ATGGATACGCAAACGCAAGCTCAGATCTACCTGTCGGACCAGCGCGGATGTTCACAACTCGACTCGTTTCGTAGCTTTCACAGCTTTAATTTCGGGTCTTATTTTGACGAAAGTCGCAAACCATTTGGCCCGCTTCAACTGGTCAACGACGATACGTTGAAAGCAGGTCACAGTATTAAAATGACCGTCGAGACCGATACAGAAGTATTTATTCTTCCAATTGCTGGTGGACTTGAATACCGCAGCGCTTTAGGAGACGGTTTCCTGGAAGCCGGACAAGTACAGCTTTTCTCACTAGCTGCGGGCATGACGTATGAAGTCGTTAATCCGTACGAAACCGAGTTTATCAACTTTCTGCACATCTGGCTATCGTCTGATTACACTTCATTTGCGCCCGCTTTGAAACAAACTAGCTTCGATCTAACCAACAAAAACGAGTTATTGCCCATCAATCCACTGGCTAGTACCAGTGCGAGCGGGTTGGCTGCTTTTATCGGTCGGTATGATGGGCGGCACGAGGTTAGTTATTCCGTCACAAAGTCCGGTGAGCCAGCGAAAGTCAATGGCGTTTTTGTGTTTGTGATCAGCGGTGTTTTTGAAGTACAAAATCGATTGCTGCACGAACGGGACGGTTTAGCGCTAACGGATATCAAAAATGAAGAAGTCGAGTTTGAAGCCTTATCCAATGACGCGATTCTTTTGCTGCTGGAAGTGTCGGTATAG